One Pyrus communis chromosome 13, drPyrComm1.1, whole genome shotgun sequence genomic window carries:
- the LOC137713593 gene encoding beta-fructofuranosidase, insoluble isoenzyme 1-like, whose product MDILRKLAPVFLFASCVFLITNNNGVEGSHRIYSRLQNVPAGEVNQVHRTAYHFQPPKHWINDPNGPMFFNGFYHLFYQYNPKGSVWGNIVWAHSVSKDLINWEALPNAIFPSKSFDINGTWSGSATILPGNRPIILYTGLDNDKRQIQSYAVPVNISDPYLREWDRPDDNPLVLPSSDMNASQFRDPTTAWWHNGHWRMLVGGKRKKSGMAWLYRSIDFKHWIKAKHPLHSAPLTGMWECPDFFPVALHGKNGLDTSRVGNDVKHVFKVSLDETRYEYYTVGQYEPETEIYEPDKTSVDGREGLRFDYGNFYASKTFFDSSKNRRILWGWANESDSADDDTAKGWAGIQAIPRTLWLDPSGKQVLQWPIEELETLRGQKVDLNDIKNMKQGKLVQVKGITAAQADVDVTFTLGSLDKAEEFDPNWEKLDAESVCALKRSNVPGGVGPFGLATLASQNLEEFTPVFFRVFKTKENKHKVLMCSDAKSSTLRPFDIKQYRPSFAGYVDVDLAAEKKISLRSLIDHSVVESFAAGGKTCILSRVYPTLAIKDDAQLFVFNNGTEPVTVQTLAAWSMNAPKQMNQNLEF is encoded by the exons ATGGATATCTTAAGAAAGTTAGCTCCAGTTTTTTTATTCGCTTCATGTGTTTTTCTGATCACAAACAACAATGGAGTAGAAGGGTCGCATAGGATTTACTCTAGGCTTCAGAATGTTCCTGCCGGCGAGGTGAACCAAGTCCACAGAACCGCCTACCACTTCCAACCTCCAAAGCACTGGATTAACG ACCCAAATG GACCCATGTTCTTCAATGGTTTCTACCACTTATTCTACCAATACAATCCCAAGGGTTCAGTGTGGGGAAACATAGTGTGGGCACACTCAGTCTCTAAAGACCTCATCAACTGGGAAGCCCTACCAAACGCCATATTCCCCTCAAAATCCTTTGACATAAACGGCACGTGGTCTGGCTCCGCCACCATTCTTCCCGGCAACAGGCCGATCATCCTCTACACTGGCCTCGACAATGACAAGCGTCAGATCCAGAGCTACGCAGTTCCAGTGAACATTTCCGACCCCTACCTTCGCGAATGGGACAGACCCGATGACAACCCCTTAGTCCTCCCTAGCTCGGACATGAATGCGAGCCAATTTCGTGATCCCACGACTGCATGGTGGCATAACGGTCACTGGAGGATGTTGGTGGGTggcaaaagaaagaaatcagGGATGGCCTGGTTGTACAGAAGCATTGACTTTAAGCATTGGATCAAGGCCAAGCACCCTCTTCACTCTGCTCCCCTAACCGGTATGTGGGAGTGCCCCGATTTTTTTCCCGTTGccttgcacggcaagaatggattGGACACGTCGAGAGTTGGCAACGATGTGAAGCATGTGTTTAAAGTGAGTCTTGATGAAACTAGGTATGAGTACTACACTGTTGGGCAATATGAGCCTGAGACTGAAATCTATGAGCCGGATAAAACTTCGGTCGACGGCAGGGAGGGATTGAGATTCGATTATGGGAATTTTTATGCTTCAAAGACTTTTTTTGATTCTTCAAAGAACAGGAGGATCTTGTGGGGTTGGGCTAATGAGTCTGATTCAGCTGATGATGACACGGCTAAGGGATGGGCTGGAATTCAG GCAATTCCAAGGACTTTGTGGCTGGACCCGAGTGGGAAACAAGTGCTGCAATGGCCAATTGAAGAATTAGAAACTCTGAGGGGACAAAAGGTCGACTTGAACGACATAAAAAATATGAAGCAGGGAAAACTTGTTCAAGTTAAAGGAATAACTGCTGCTCAGGCCGATGTTGATGTTACATTCACATTAGGGAGCTTGGACAAAGCCGAGGAGTTTGATCCTAATTGGGAGAAGCTAGATGCAGAATCAGTCTGTGCCCTAAAACGTTCGAACGTTCCAGGTGGGGTTGGTCCGTTTGGGCTTGCGACGTTGGCGTCACAAAACCTAGAGGAGTTTACTCCGGTGTtctttagggttttcaaaactaAGGAGAACAAGCATAAGGTTCTCATGTGCTCTGATGCAAAAAG TTCTACTTTGAGGCCGTTTGACATCAAACAGTATAGACCATCATTTGCTGGCTATGTAGATGTAGATTTAGCTGCTGAGAAGAAGATTTCTCTAAGAAGTTTG ATTGATCATTCAGTTGTTGAAAGTTTTGCAGCTGGTGGAAAAACATGCATCTTATCCAGGGTTTATCCCACCTTAGCTATTAAGGATGATGCTCAATTGTTTGTGTTCAACAATGGGACTGAGCCTGTTACTGTACAAACCCTCGCCGCATGGAGTATGAATGCTCCTAAGCAAATGAACCAAAACTTGGAGTTCTGA